Part of the Pseudodesulfovibrio mercurii genome is shown below.
GGCGTCCGACCGCGGCCTGCCCTTCCTGTCCACCAAGATGGAGATCTACACCCTGCCCGAGGCCGAGAAGGAGCGCTTCCGCGCCGCCGCCCAGCCGGTCGTCCTGAAGTACCTCGAAGAGAACTTCGGCGACGAAGGCAAGGCCATGCTGAACGCCTTCCTGGACGCCATCAAAGAGGCCTCCAAGTAACCCGATCCAAGACCATGACGCCGGGCGGCGGGACTTCCCGCCGCCCGGCCATTCAACCTCAGCCTACGACGACATGAACAAGACACCCCGACCCGATCACGTCACAGGGATGCGCTGCACCATCTGCGGCAAGACCTACCTCCCCGGCGAGGTGGACTACGTCTGCCCCGACCACGGCAACGAAGGCATCCTGGACATCCAATACGACTACGACGCCATCGGGCGACAGATTTCCCCCCAGACCCTGGCCCGGGACAAGACGTGCAGCCAGTGGCGCTACCGCCCGCTCCTGCCGGTCCTGCCGGAGACCCCGGCGCCCGCCGCCGCCGTGGGCTGGACCCCGCTCTACGAGAGCCCCCGCCTGGCGAGCGCCCTGCGCCTCGACACCCTGTTCGTCAAGGACGACTCGCGCCAGCCCACCGGCTCCCTCAAGGACCGGGCCAGCGCCCTGGCCGTGATGAAGGCGCGCGAGGCCGGCGCGGACATGATCACCACCGCCTCCACGGGCAACGCGGCCGCCGCCCTGGCGGGCATGTGCGCGGCCAGCGACATGCCGTGCACCATCTTCGTGCCCCGCTCGGCCCCCAGGGCCAAGGTGGCCCAGCTCCTGGCCTACGGGGCGCGGGTCTTCCTGGTGGACGGCAGCTACGACGACGCCTTCGAGCTGTGCCTCAAGGCCGCCGCCGAGTACGGCTGGTACAACCGCAACACCGGCTTCAACCCGTACATGGCCGAGGGCAAGAAGACCGCCGCCTTCGAGATCTGCGAGCAGCTGGACTGGCGCTGCCCGGACGCGGTCTTCGTGGGCGTGGGCGACGGCTGCATCATCTCCGGCCTGCACAAGGGGTTCCTGGACATGTACCGCCTGGGCTGGATCGACCGGTTGCCCCGGCTCATGGGCGTCCAGGCCGAGGGCAGCGACTTCCTGTACCGCTGCTGGAAGGCTGGGGCCGACCCGGTGACCTTC
Proteins encoded:
- the thrC gene encoding threonine synthase; this encodes MNKTPRPDHVTGMRCTICGKTYLPGEVDYVCPDHGNEGILDIQYDYDAIGRQISPQTLARDKTCSQWRYRPLLPVLPETPAPAAAVGWTPLYESPRLASALRLDTLFVKDDSRQPTGSLKDRASALAVMKAREAGADMITTASTGNAAAALAGMCAASDMPCTIFVPRSAPRAKVAQLLAYGARVFLVDGSYDDAFELCLKAAAEYGWYNRNTGFNPYMAEGKKTAAFEICEQLDWRCPDAVFVGVGDGCIISGLHKGFLDMYRLGWIDRLPRLMGVQAEGSDFLYRCWKAGADPVTFPAIRAHTVADSISAGLPRDRKKAMESVTDTGGAFLRVSDEAILQAIPELARATGVFAEPAGASPLAGLHAAVDQGLVRSDAVCVLLVTGSGLKDVDATIRACAAEPRVIAPTLDALDKAMNTATRNQES